In the genome of Pseudoliparis swirei isolate HS2019 ecotype Mariana Trench chromosome 3, NWPU_hadal_v1, whole genome shotgun sequence, one region contains:
- the ube2g1a gene encoding ubiquitin-conjugating enzyme E2 G1a, whose protein sequence is MTDPQSVLLLRRQLAELNKNPVEGFSAGLIEDNDLYRWEVLIIGPPDTLYEGGVFKAHLTFPKDYPLRPPKMKFITDIWHPNVNKNGDVCISILHEPGEDKYGYEKPEERWLPIHTVETIMISVISMLADPNGDSPANVDAAKEWREDRHGAFKRKVARCVRKSQETAFE, encoded by the exons ATGACAGATCCGCAGTCAGTGCTGTTACTCAGAAGACAGCTTGCAG AGCTGAACAAAAACCCAGTGGAAGGGTTCTCGGCAGGACTGATCGAGGATAATGATCTCTACAGATGGGAAGTCCTCATCATCGGTCCTCCAGATACACTGTA TGAAGGTGGCGTTTTTAAAGCTCATCTGACATTTCCAAAAGACTACCCTCTCAGGCCACCTAAAATGAAATTTATCACAGATATTTGGCACCCTAATG TTAACAAGAATGGAGATGTCTGTATCTCCATTTTGCATGAACCTGGAGAGGACAAGTACGGCTATGAGAAACCAGAGGAACGCTGGCTGCCCATCCACACAGTGGAAACCATCATGATTAGTGTAATCTCTATGTTGGCGGACCCAAATGGGGACTCACCAGCCAACGTGGATGCTGCA AAAGAGTGGCGGGAAGACAGACACGGCGCATTCAAAAGGAAAGTTGCCCGTTGTGTACGAAAAAGCCAAGAGACTGCGTTTGAGTGA